From Dietzia sp. ANT_WB102, a single genomic window includes:
- a CDS encoding HAD hydrolase-like protein, protein MTTVLVLWDLDLTLLDPAGFGARMIAPTLADFLGRDPVMGASFAGRTDRAILTDLLERNGVELHDDEMVFALMEAVARRCEIFGHDLLAGGGGPLPGAHEAVAALAEYPRLHQGIVTGNMRRTALLKLRLCGFHGLPDPGLGAFGDHHADRALLVRDAIAAARTRGLDVSPEQAVIVGDHVHDVRGALDAGAACVAVATGRVSADDLHAAGAHAVLPDLTDPDALLTAIHATV, encoded by the coding sequence ATGACCACCGTACTGGTTTTGTGGGATCTGGACCTTACCCTCCTCGACCCGGCTGGCTTCGGCGCTCGCATGATCGCGCCGACACTCGCCGACTTCCTCGGCCGCGACCCCGTCATGGGGGCGTCCTTCGCCGGGCGGACCGACCGGGCGATCCTCACCGACCTGCTCGAGAGGAACGGGGTGGAGCTGCACGACGACGAGATGGTCTTCGCCCTGATGGAGGCTGTTGCCCGGAGGTGCGAAATCTTCGGGCACGATCTCCTCGCCGGTGGTGGCGGTCCCCTACCCGGCGCCCACGAGGCGGTCGCCGCTCTGGCCGAGTACCCGCGGTTGCACCAGGGGATCGTCACGGGCAACATGCGCCGGACCGCGCTTCTCAAGCTGCGGCTCTGTGGTTTCCACGGACTTCCCGATCCCGGCCTTGGCGCGTTCGGTGATCATCACGCCGACCGCGCCCTCCTCGTCCGGGACGCCATCGCTGCCGCCCGGACCCGCGGCCTCGACGTCAGCCCCGAGCAGGCCGTGATCGTCGGCGATCACGTCCACGACGTTCGCGGCGCACTCGACGCGGGCGCCGCGTGTGTCGCCGTGGCCACCGGCAGGGTCTCCGCCGACGACCTCCACGCCGCCGGGGCCCACGCAGTCCTGCCGGACCTCACCGACCCCGACGCGCTGCTGACCGCGATCCACGCCACCGTCTGA
- a CDS encoding endonuclease domain-containing protein, with translation MRTRRLRSSLPQGQRDVRSGIACTSVARTAIDIARWEDDDERAIAKVDAVCNRARMNVSEVRALASTLSGLHGLRRVRDLLRECDHSADSPRETRLRLILNRSTLPNPIPQLAIYNEHGVRVTVADFGYPESRVAIFYDGEVHRRQSTWEHDARVNAELAELGWQVIRVTAQMLRSHATVIRQIEAALCRGRAAP, from the coding sequence GTGCGTACACGCAGACTCAGGAGTTCGCTGCCCCAGGGGCAGCGTGACGTGCGCTCCGGCATCGCCTGCACCTCAGTCGCGAGGACGGCGATTGACATCGCGAGGTGGGAGGACGACGACGAGAGGGCAATCGCGAAGGTCGACGCCGTCTGCAACAGGGCTCGGATGAACGTGTCCGAGGTGCGGGCACTCGCGTCCACACTGAGCGGACTGCACGGACTGCGTCGAGTGCGGGACCTCCTGCGCGAGTGCGATCACAGTGCGGACTCGCCGCGGGAGACGAGGCTGAGGCTCATCCTCAACCGATCCACGTTGCCGAACCCGATTCCGCAGTTGGCCATCTACAACGAGCACGGGGTGAGGGTGACAGTCGCGGACTTCGGGTATCCGGAATCGCGGGTAGCGATCTTCTACGACGGGGAGGTCCACCGTCGGCAGTCCACCTGGGAGCACGACGCGCGAGTCAACGCCGAGTTGGCTGAACTGGGCTGGCAGGTCATCCGCGTCACGGCGCAGATGCTGCGTAGCCACGCCACGGTCATCCGTCAGATCGAGGCGGCATTGTGTCGTGGGCGGGCCGCGCCGTAG